A portion of the Streptomyces platensis genome contains these proteins:
- the deoC gene encoding deoxyribose-phosphate aldolase, translating to MPITVPAYGKEAAGRLASMADVTADDGALRRFLHGLPGVDAVGLEARAATLGTRSIKTTAKAYAIDLAISMIDLTTLEGADTPGKVRALCAKGVHPDPTDRTSPKVAAICVYPDMVATAKEALGDSGIHVASVATAFPAGRAALPVKLADTRDAVAAGADEIDMVIDRGAFLSGRYMDVFEEIKAVKEACARPDGSAAHLKVIFETGELQTYDNVRRVSWLAMLAGADFIKTSTGKVAVNATPPVTLLMLEAVRDFHATTGVQVGVKPAGGIRTTKDAIKYLVMVNETLGEPWLTADWFRFGASSLLNDLLMQRQKLSTGRYSGPDYVTVD from the coding sequence ATGCCCATCACTGTTCCCGCATACGGCAAGGAAGCCGCGGGGCGTCTGGCGTCAATGGCGGACGTGACCGCCGACGACGGTGCGCTGCGCCGCTTCCTCCACGGCCTCCCCGGCGTCGACGCGGTCGGCCTCGAGGCCCGCGCCGCCACCCTCGGCACCCGCTCGATCAAGACGACGGCGAAGGCGTACGCCATCGATCTCGCCATCTCCATGATCGACCTGACGACCCTCGAAGGCGCGGACACCCCGGGCAAGGTCCGGGCGCTGTGCGCCAAGGGCGTCCACCCCGACCCCACCGACCGCACCAGCCCCAAGGTCGCGGCGATCTGCGTCTACCCGGACATGGTCGCGACGGCCAAGGAGGCGCTCGGCGACTCCGGCATCCATGTCGCGTCCGTCGCCACCGCCTTCCCCGCGGGCCGCGCCGCGCTGCCGGTCAAGCTGGCGGACACCCGGGACGCGGTCGCGGCCGGCGCCGACGAGATCGACATGGTGATCGACCGGGGCGCCTTCCTCTCCGGCCGCTACATGGACGTCTTCGAGGAGATCAAGGCCGTCAAGGAGGCGTGTGCCCGCCCCGACGGAAGCGCCGCGCACCTCAAGGTCATCTTCGAGACCGGTGAGCTCCAGACGTACGACAACGTGCGCCGGGTCTCCTGGCTGGCGATGCTCGCAGGCGCCGACTTCATCAAGACCTCGACCGGCAAGGTCGCCGTCAACGCCACCCCGCCGGTCACCCTCCTGATGCTGGAGGCGGTCCGGGACTTCCACGCCACGACCGGCGTGCAGGTCGGGGTGAAGCCGGCCGGCGGCATCCGGACGACCAAGGACGCGATCAAGTACCTGGTCATGGTCAACGAGACGCTCGGCGAGCCCTGGCTGACCGCCGACTGGTTCCGCTTCGGCGCCTCCAGCCTCCTGAACGACCTGCTGATGCAGCGCCAGAAGCTCAGCACCGGCCGCTACTCCGGCCCCGACTACGTCACGGTGGACTGA